A window from Engraulis encrasicolus isolate BLACKSEA-1 chromosome 11, IST_EnEncr_1.0, whole genome shotgun sequence encodes these proteins:
- the cast gene encoding calpastatin isoform X5, which translates to MPHRKRGHGHKKPRGKAEESLPGADRQTSTSRISHKTASGSQSQHRQATSAAPAPVKHAQFEAGAKATASPATSAGAGAGRGAVPAATQKGSPKPMAETKLVTPSPAAPKGSPKDVPKTSASSTATSTAGAVKATDPAKAKTTPAQDTLKSSAITSSTSHTAKAGAKGGVSTDTKAKDTKPADTKVQREVGPPKSQAKAPALDIDPLDALAGTLPDESLRPTAPVYTGPEVTEAGLTTEEGVLVGERDDTLPEGYRKADLEKKAPAAKPEPKPTQKPLSTDAALDSLSAGFMSSAPPAPKKTETKVEDVAAIDALSAGFSNFAPPPPASTKSPAPPADKKAKVDKVSDDFSLMAGLSAPAPAPAPVLAPAGPKDASISLDALSALEDMLPTAEPVPESPKLRPEDIVTEEKTKKEKGVICGERDDTLPPDYRFTEEDLMKYPAPKPEPSMDPSDALDLLSGDFMTSSAAPAVQAPVITPSAPPQPISAPAPPPAAVRPATEGGMSLDALSALEDMLPTAEPVPESPKLRPEDIVTEDKTNKEKAVLCGERDDSLPPDYRFTEEDLKKYPAPKPEPSMDPSDALDLLSGDFMTSSAAPAVQAPVITPSAPPQPAASDFALDALAGDFVAPAVAPAAVQSSVCSAAERQLSSGTCDALDALSDTLMDTTPAPQPVPVAPKDIVKERTIEEEKLIKMGERDDTLPPEYRPSEDDLKAVPAVQPDVRPKQKSMDDTSALDLLSSDFSSSPIVPAVVPAAPVESSSLAPAPAPVLDALADSLIPQAVAEVKPKSKVSQGDTHITPEQESIEVNRSGKSKSKSKKHAAEDSSALDLLSDQLTTDVVSTSSTKKGGKR; encoded by the exons tctcagCACAGACAGGCCACCTCAGCTGCACCAGCCCCAGTGAAGCATGCCCAATTTGAG GCTGGAGCGAAGGCGACCGCATCGCCCGCCAcctcagcaggagcaggagcaggacgtGGAGCGGTCCCTGCCGCCACACAGAAAGGCTCCCCCAAACCCATGGCGGAG ACGAAACTTGTGACTCCCAGTCCAGCAGCACCCAAGGGTTCCCCTAAAGATGTCCCAAAG ACGTCAGCAAGCTCCACAGCAACCTCCACTGCAGGGGCAGTGAAAGCTACAGACCCCGCGAAAGCCAAGACCACCCCAGCACAAGACACACTCAAG AGTTCTGCCATCACTTCAAGCACATCCCACACAGCTAAGGCGGGTGCTAAGGGTGGTGTGTCTACCGACACTAAAGCAAAGGACACTAAGCCAGCAGACACCAAG gTGCAGAGGGAGGTGGGCCCACCTAAATCACAAGCCAAGGCTCCG gcccTTGATATTGATCCATTAGATGCCCTGGCTGGTACTTTGCCTGATGAGTCTTTGAGACCCACCGCTCCCGTGTACACTGGGCCAGAAGTCACCGAG gctggATTAACGACAGAGGAGGGTGTgttagtgggggagagagatgacacACTTCCAGAGGGATACAGAAAAGCGGACCTG gAAAAGAAGGCACCAGCTGCCAAGCCAGAGCCAAAGCCCACACAG AAGCCCCTGAGCACAGACGCAGCCTTGGATTCACTGTCTGCAGGCTTCATGTCCTCCGCTCCCCCCGCACCAAAGAAGACAGAGACA AAAGTTGAGGATGTAGCAGCTATTGATGCCTTGTCAGCCGGTTTCTCAAACTTCGCACCACCACCCCCTGCTTCCACAAAG TCTCCTGCCCCTCCTGCTGATAAGAAAGCCAAAGTGGACAAG GTATCTGATGACTTCTCCCTGATGGCAGGACTGAgtgcccctgctcctgctcctgcccctgTGCTCGCCCCTGCCGGCCCCAAG GATGCCTCCATATCTCTGGATGCCCTGAGTGCCTTAGAGGACATGCTCCCAACAGCAGAGCCAGTGCCAGAGTCCCCCAAACTCAGACCTGAGGACATTGTAACG gaggagaagacaaagaaagagaagggtgtgatttgtggagagagagatgacacacTGCCCCCCGACTATCGCTTTACAGAGGAGGACCTCATGAAATACCCAGCCCCTAAGCCtgag CCCTCCATGGACCCGTCTGATGCTCTGGACCTGCTGTCTGGTGACTTCATGACATCCAGCGCTGCTCCTGCTGTCCAGGCCCCCGTCATCACCCCCTCTGCTCCCCCACAACCG AtctctgcccctgcccctccccCAGCTGCCGTCAGACCTGCCACTGAAGgg gGTATGTCTCTGGATGCCCTGAGTGCCTTAGAGGACATGCTCCCCACAGCAGAGCCAGTGCCAGAGTCCCCCAAACTCAGACCTGAGGACATTGTAACG gaggaCAAGACGAATAAAGAGAAGGCTGTgctatgtggagagagagacgactCGCTGCCCCCTGACTACCGCTTTACAGAGGAGGATCTCAAGAAATACCCAGCCCCTAAGCCTGAG CCCTCCATGGACCCGTCTGATGCTCTGGACCTGCTGTCTGGTGACTTCATGACATCCAGTGCTGCTCCTGCTGTCCAGGCCCCCGTCATCACCCCCTCTGCTCCCCCACAACCG GCTGCATCTGACTTTGCCCTGGACGCGCTTGCTGGAGATTTCGTTGCTCCTGCTGTGGCTCCTGCAGCTGTTCAGTCCTCTGTGTGTTCAGCAGCTgagagacag tTGTCATCAGGGACGTGCGATGCTCTGGATGCCCTCTCAGATACGCTGATGGACACGACACCAGCTCCCCAGCCTGTCCCTGTAGCACCCAAAGACATCGTCAAG GAGAGGACCATTGAGGAGGAGAAGCTCATCAAGATGGGAGAAAGAGACGACACTCTGCCCCCAGAATACAGGCCAAGCGAGGACGACCTGAAG GCGGTACCTGCAGTCCAGCCCGATGTCAGGCCCAAACAG AAGTCCATGGATGACACATCAGCTCTGGATCTCCTCTCCAGTgacttctcttcctcccccatcGTCCCTGCTGTGGTGCCTGCAGCCCCCGTGGAGAGCTCTTCTCTC GCTCCGGCACCTGCTCCAGTGCTTGATGCTCTGGCAGACTCTCTGATCCCCCAGGCGGTGGCAGAGGTCAAGCCCAAGTCAAAGGTCAGCCAGGgtgacacacacatcacacctgagcaggagagCATCGAAGTAAAT AGGAGTGGAAAATCCAAATCCAAATCAAAG aaaCACGCAGCAGAGGACTCATCGGCCCTGGATCTCCTTTCTGACCAGCTGACAACAGACGTAGTTTCCACATCCTCCACAAAGAAGGGAGGCAAGAGATAG
- the cast gene encoding calpastatin isoform X13, translating to MGQIISWFRGPPTRDGQTLQDVAVEEQSQHRQATSAAPAPVKHAQFETSASSTATSTAGAVKATDPAKAKTTPAQDTLKSSAITSSTSHTAKAGAKGGVSTDTKAKDTKPADTKVQREVGPPKSQAKAPALDIDPLDALAGTLPDESLRPTAPVYTGPEVTEAGLTTEEGVLVGERDDTLPEGYRKADLEKKAPAAKPEPKPTQKPLSTDAALDSLSAGFMSSAPPAPKKTETKVEDVAAIDALSAGFSNFAPPPPASTKSPAPPADKKAKVDKVSDDFSLMAGLSAPAPAPAPVLAPAGPKDASISLDALSALEDMLPTAEPVPESPKLRPEDIVTEEKTKKEKGVICGERDDTLPPDYRFTEEDLMKYPAPKPEPSMDPSDALDLLSGDFMTSSAAPAVQAPVITPSAPPQPPKVDDLSALDALAGDFVAAPAVAPAKISAPAPPPAAVRPATEGGMSLDALSALEDMLPTAEPVPESPKLRPEDIVTEDKTNKEKAVLCGERDDSLPPDYRFTEEDLKKYPAPKPEPSMDPSDALDLLSGDFMTSSAAPAVQAPVITPSAPPQPAASDFALDALAGDFVAPAVAPAAVQSSVCSAAERQLSSGTCDALDALSDTLMDTTPAPQPVPVAPKDIVKERTIEEEKLIKMGERDDTLPPEYRPSEDDLKAVPAVQPDVRPKQKSMDDTSALDLLSSDFSSSPIVPAVVPAAPVESSSLAPAPAPVLDALADSLIPQAVAEVKPKSKVSQGDTHITPEQESIEVNRSGKSKSKSKKHAAEDSSALDLLSDQLTTDVVSTSSTKKGGKR from the exons tctcagCACAGACAGGCCACCTCAGCTGCACCAGCCCCAGTGAAGCATGCCCAATTTGAG ACGTCAGCAAGCTCCACAGCAACCTCCACTGCAGGGGCAGTGAAAGCTACAGACCCCGCGAAAGCCAAGACCACCCCAGCACAAGACACACTCAAG AGTTCTGCCATCACTTCAAGCACATCCCACACAGCTAAGGCGGGTGCTAAGGGTGGTGTGTCTACCGACACTAAAGCAAAGGACACTAAGCCAGCAGACACCAAG gTGCAGAGGGAGGTGGGCCCACCTAAATCACAAGCCAAGGCTCCG gcccTTGATATTGATCCATTAGATGCCCTGGCTGGTACTTTGCCTGATGAGTCTTTGAGACCCACCGCTCCCGTGTACACTGGGCCAGAAGTCACCGAG gctggATTAACGACAGAGGAGGGTGTgttagtgggggagagagatgacacACTTCCAGAGGGATACAGAAAAGCGGACCTG gAAAAGAAGGCACCAGCTGCCAAGCCAGAGCCAAAGCCCACACAG AAGCCCCTGAGCACAGACGCAGCCTTGGATTCACTGTCTGCAGGCTTCATGTCCTCCGCTCCCCCCGCACCAAAGAAGACAGAGACA AAAGTTGAGGATGTAGCAGCTATTGATGCCTTGTCAGCCGGTTTCTCAAACTTCGCACCACCACCCCCTGCTTCCACAAAG TCTCCTGCCCCTCCTGCTGATAAGAAAGCCAAAGTGGACAAG GTATCTGATGACTTCTCCCTGATGGCAGGACTGAgtgcccctgctcctgctcctgcccctgTGCTCGCCCCTGCCGGCCCCAAG GATGCCTCCATATCTCTGGATGCCCTGAGTGCCTTAGAGGACATGCTCCCAACAGCAGAGCCAGTGCCAGAGTCCCCCAAACTCAGACCTGAGGACATTGTAACG gaggagaagacaaagaaagagaagggtgtgatttgtggagagagagatgacacacTGCCCCCCGACTATCGCTTTACAGAGGAGGACCTCATGAAATACCCAGCCCCTAAGCCtgag CCCTCCATGGACCCGTCTGATGCTCTGGACCTGCTGTCTGGTGACTTCATGACATCCAGCGCTGCTCCTGCTGTCCAGGCCCCCGTCATCACCCCCTCTGCTCCCCCACAACCG cCTAAAGTTGATGATCTGTCTGCACTGGATGCTCTGGCTGGAGACTTTGTTGCTGCTCCTGCCGTTGCTCCTGCTAAG AtctctgcccctgcccctccccCAGCTGCCGTCAGACCTGCCACTGAAGgg gGTATGTCTCTGGATGCCCTGAGTGCCTTAGAGGACATGCTCCCCACAGCAGAGCCAGTGCCAGAGTCCCCCAAACTCAGACCTGAGGACATTGTAACG gaggaCAAGACGAATAAAGAGAAGGCTGTgctatgtggagagagagacgactCGCTGCCCCCTGACTACCGCTTTACAGAGGAGGATCTCAAGAAATACCCAGCCCCTAAGCCTGAG CCCTCCATGGACCCGTCTGATGCTCTGGACCTGCTGTCTGGTGACTTCATGACATCCAGTGCTGCTCCTGCTGTCCAGGCCCCCGTCATCACCCCCTCTGCTCCCCCACAACCG GCTGCATCTGACTTTGCCCTGGACGCGCTTGCTGGAGATTTCGTTGCTCCTGCTGTGGCTCCTGCAGCTGTTCAGTCCTCTGTGTGTTCAGCAGCTgagagacag tTGTCATCAGGGACGTGCGATGCTCTGGATGCCCTCTCAGATACGCTGATGGACACGACACCAGCTCCCCAGCCTGTCCCTGTAGCACCCAAAGACATCGTCAAG GAGAGGACCATTGAGGAGGAGAAGCTCATCAAGATGGGAGAAAGAGACGACACTCTGCCCCCAGAATACAGGCCAAGCGAGGACGACCTGAAG GCGGTACCTGCAGTCCAGCCCGATGTCAGGCCCAAACAG AAGTCCATGGATGACACATCAGCTCTGGATCTCCTCTCCAGTgacttctcttcctcccccatcGTCCCTGCTGTGGTGCCTGCAGCCCCCGTGGAGAGCTCTTCTCTC GCTCCGGCACCTGCTCCAGTGCTTGATGCTCTGGCAGACTCTCTGATCCCCCAGGCGGTGGCAGAGGTCAAGCCCAAGTCAAAGGTCAGCCAGGgtgacacacacatcacacctgagcaggagagCATCGAAGTAAAT AGGAGTGGAAAATCCAAATCCAAATCAAAG aaaCACGCAGCAGAGGACTCATCGGCCCTGGATCTCCTTTCTGACCAGCTGACAACAGACGTAGTTTCCACATCCTCCACAAAGAAGGGAGGCAAGAGATAG
- the cast gene encoding calpastatin isoform X12, translated as MPHRKRGHGHKKPRGKAEESLPGADRQTSTSRISHKTASGSQSQHRQATSAAPAPVKHAQFEAGAKATASPATSAGAGAGRGAVPAATQKGSPKPMAETKLVTPSPAAPKGSPKDVPKTSASSTATSTAGAVKATDPAKAKTTPAQDTLKSSAITSSTSHTAKAGAKGGVSTDTKAKDTKPADTKVQREVGPPKSQAKAPEKKAPAAKPEPKPTQKPLSTDAALDSLSAGFMSSAPPAPKKTETKVEDVAAIDALSAGFSNFAPPPPASTKSPAPPADKKAKVDKVSDDFSLMAGLSAPAPAPAPVLAPAGPKDASISLDALSALEDMLPTAEPVPESPKLRPEDIVTEEKTKKEKGVICGERDDTLPPDYRFTEEDLMKYPAPKPEPSMDPSDALDLLSGDFMTSSAAPAVQAPVITPSAPPQPPKVDDLSALDALAGDFVAAPAVAPAKISAPAPPPAAVRPATEGGMSLDALSALEDMLPTAEPVPESPKLRPEDIVTEDKTNKEKAVLCGERDDSLPPDYRFTEEDLKKYPAPKPEPSMDPSDALDLLSGDFMTSSAAPAVQAPVITPSAPPQPAASDFALDALAGDFVAPAVAPAAVQSSVCSAAERQLSSGTCDALDALSDTLMDTTPAPQPVPVAPKDIVKERTIEEEKLIKMGERDDTLPPEYRPSEDDLKAVPAVQPDVRPKQKSMDDTSALDLLSSDFSSSPIVPAVVPAAPVESSSLAPAPAPVLDALADSLIPQAVAEVKPKSKVSQGDTHITPEQESIEVNRSGKSKSKSKKHAAEDSSALDLLSDQLTTDVVSTSSTKKGGKR; from the exons tctcagCACAGACAGGCCACCTCAGCTGCACCAGCCCCAGTGAAGCATGCCCAATTTGAG GCTGGAGCGAAGGCGACCGCATCGCCCGCCAcctcagcaggagcaggagcaggacgtGGAGCGGTCCCTGCCGCCACACAGAAAGGCTCCCCCAAACCCATGGCGGAG ACGAAACTTGTGACTCCCAGTCCAGCAGCACCCAAGGGTTCCCCTAAAGATGTCCCAAAG ACGTCAGCAAGCTCCACAGCAACCTCCACTGCAGGGGCAGTGAAAGCTACAGACCCCGCGAAAGCCAAGACCACCCCAGCACAAGACACACTCAAG AGTTCTGCCATCACTTCAAGCACATCCCACACAGCTAAGGCGGGTGCTAAGGGTGGTGTGTCTACCGACACTAAAGCAAAGGACACTAAGCCAGCAGACACCAAG gTGCAGAGGGAGGTGGGCCCACCTAAATCACAAGCCAAGGCTCCG gAAAAGAAGGCACCAGCTGCCAAGCCAGAGCCAAAGCCCACACAG AAGCCCCTGAGCACAGACGCAGCCTTGGATTCACTGTCTGCAGGCTTCATGTCCTCCGCTCCCCCCGCACCAAAGAAGACAGAGACA AAAGTTGAGGATGTAGCAGCTATTGATGCCTTGTCAGCCGGTTTCTCAAACTTCGCACCACCACCCCCTGCTTCCACAAAG TCTCCTGCCCCTCCTGCTGATAAGAAAGCCAAAGTGGACAAG GTATCTGATGACTTCTCCCTGATGGCAGGACTGAgtgcccctgctcctgctcctgcccctgTGCTCGCCCCTGCCGGCCCCAAG GATGCCTCCATATCTCTGGATGCCCTGAGTGCCTTAGAGGACATGCTCCCAACAGCAGAGCCAGTGCCAGAGTCCCCCAAACTCAGACCTGAGGACATTGTAACG gaggagaagacaaagaaagagaagggtgtgatttgtggagagagagatgacacacTGCCCCCCGACTATCGCTTTACAGAGGAGGACCTCATGAAATACCCAGCCCCTAAGCCtgag CCCTCCATGGACCCGTCTGATGCTCTGGACCTGCTGTCTGGTGACTTCATGACATCCAGCGCTGCTCCTGCTGTCCAGGCCCCCGTCATCACCCCCTCTGCTCCCCCACAACCG cCTAAAGTTGATGATCTGTCTGCACTGGATGCTCTGGCTGGAGACTTTGTTGCTGCTCCTGCCGTTGCTCCTGCTAAG AtctctgcccctgcccctccccCAGCTGCCGTCAGACCTGCCACTGAAGgg gGTATGTCTCTGGATGCCCTGAGTGCCTTAGAGGACATGCTCCCCACAGCAGAGCCAGTGCCAGAGTCCCCCAAACTCAGACCTGAGGACATTGTAACG gaggaCAAGACGAATAAAGAGAAGGCTGTgctatgtggagagagagacgactCGCTGCCCCCTGACTACCGCTTTACAGAGGAGGATCTCAAGAAATACCCAGCCCCTAAGCCTGAG CCCTCCATGGACCCGTCTGATGCTCTGGACCTGCTGTCTGGTGACTTCATGACATCCAGTGCTGCTCCTGCTGTCCAGGCCCCCGTCATCACCCCCTCTGCTCCCCCACAACCG GCTGCATCTGACTTTGCCCTGGACGCGCTTGCTGGAGATTTCGTTGCTCCTGCTGTGGCTCCTGCAGCTGTTCAGTCCTCTGTGTGTTCAGCAGCTgagagacag tTGTCATCAGGGACGTGCGATGCTCTGGATGCCCTCTCAGATACGCTGATGGACACGACACCAGCTCCCCAGCCTGTCCCTGTAGCACCCAAAGACATCGTCAAG GAGAGGACCATTGAGGAGGAGAAGCTCATCAAGATGGGAGAAAGAGACGACACTCTGCCCCCAGAATACAGGCCAAGCGAGGACGACCTGAAG GCGGTACCTGCAGTCCAGCCCGATGTCAGGCCCAAACAG AAGTCCATGGATGACACATCAGCTCTGGATCTCCTCTCCAGTgacttctcttcctcccccatcGTCCCTGCTGTGGTGCCTGCAGCCCCCGTGGAGAGCTCTTCTCTC GCTCCGGCACCTGCTCCAGTGCTTGATGCTCTGGCAGACTCTCTGATCCCCCAGGCGGTGGCAGAGGTCAAGCCCAAGTCAAAGGTCAGCCAGGgtgacacacacatcacacctgagcaggagagCATCGAAGTAAAT AGGAGTGGAAAATCCAAATCCAAATCAAAG aaaCACGCAGCAGAGGACTCATCGGCCCTGGATCTCCTTTCTGACCAGCTGACAACAGACGTAGTTTCCACATCCTCCACAAAGAAGGGAGGCAAGAGATAG
- the cast gene encoding calpastatin isoform X6 has product MPHRKRGHGHKKPRGKAEESLPGADRQTSTSRISHKTASGSQSQHRQATSAAPAPVKHAQFEAGAKATASPATSAGAGAGRGAVPAATQKGSPKPMAETKLVTPSPAAPKGSPKDVPKTSASSTATSTAGAVKATDPAKAKTTPAQDTLKSSAITSSTSHTAKAGAKGGVSTDTKAKDTKPADTKVQREVGPPKSQAKAPALDIDPLDALAGTLPDESLRPTAPVYTGPEVTEEKKAPAAKPEPKPTQKPLSTDAALDSLSAGFMSSAPPAPKKTETKVEDVAAIDALSAGFSNFAPPPPASTKSPAPPADKKAKVDKVSDDFSLMAGLSAPAPAPAPVLAPAGPKDASISLDALSALEDMLPTAEPVPESPKLRPEDIVTEEKTKKEKGVICGERDDTLPPDYRFTEEDLMKYPAPKPEPSMDPSDALDLLSGDFMTSSAAPAVQAPVITPSAPPQPPKVDDLSALDALAGDFVAAPAVAPAKISAPAPPPAAVRPATEGGMSLDALSALEDMLPTAEPVPESPKLRPEDIVTEDKTNKEKAVLCGERDDSLPPDYRFTEEDLKKYPAPKPEPSMDPSDALDLLSGDFMTSSAAPAVQAPVITPSAPPQPAASDFALDALAGDFVAPAVAPAAVQSSVCSAAERQLSSGTCDALDALSDTLMDTTPAPQPVPVAPKDIVKERTIEEEKLIKMGERDDTLPPEYRPSEDDLKAVPAVQPDVRPKQKSMDDTSALDLLSSDFSSSPIVPAVVPAAPVESSSLAPAPAPVLDALADSLIPQAVAEVKPKSKVSQGDTHITPEQESIEVNRSGKSKSKSKKHAAEDSSALDLLSDQLTTDVVSTSSTKKGGKR; this is encoded by the exons tctcagCACAGACAGGCCACCTCAGCTGCACCAGCCCCAGTGAAGCATGCCCAATTTGAG GCTGGAGCGAAGGCGACCGCATCGCCCGCCAcctcagcaggagcaggagcaggacgtGGAGCGGTCCCTGCCGCCACACAGAAAGGCTCCCCCAAACCCATGGCGGAG ACGAAACTTGTGACTCCCAGTCCAGCAGCACCCAAGGGTTCCCCTAAAGATGTCCCAAAG ACGTCAGCAAGCTCCACAGCAACCTCCACTGCAGGGGCAGTGAAAGCTACAGACCCCGCGAAAGCCAAGACCACCCCAGCACAAGACACACTCAAG AGTTCTGCCATCACTTCAAGCACATCCCACACAGCTAAGGCGGGTGCTAAGGGTGGTGTGTCTACCGACACTAAAGCAAAGGACACTAAGCCAGCAGACACCAAG gTGCAGAGGGAGGTGGGCCCACCTAAATCACAAGCCAAGGCTCCG gcccTTGATATTGATCCATTAGATGCCCTGGCTGGTACTTTGCCTGATGAGTCTTTGAGACCCACCGCTCCCGTGTACACTGGGCCAGAAGTCACCGAG gAAAAGAAGGCACCAGCTGCCAAGCCAGAGCCAAAGCCCACACAG AAGCCCCTGAGCACAGACGCAGCCTTGGATTCACTGTCTGCAGGCTTCATGTCCTCCGCTCCCCCCGCACCAAAGAAGACAGAGACA AAAGTTGAGGATGTAGCAGCTATTGATGCCTTGTCAGCCGGTTTCTCAAACTTCGCACCACCACCCCCTGCTTCCACAAAG TCTCCTGCCCCTCCTGCTGATAAGAAAGCCAAAGTGGACAAG GTATCTGATGACTTCTCCCTGATGGCAGGACTGAgtgcccctgctcctgctcctgcccctgTGCTCGCCCCTGCCGGCCCCAAG GATGCCTCCATATCTCTGGATGCCCTGAGTGCCTTAGAGGACATGCTCCCAACAGCAGAGCCAGTGCCAGAGTCCCCCAAACTCAGACCTGAGGACATTGTAACG gaggagaagacaaagaaagagaagggtgtgatttgtggagagagagatgacacacTGCCCCCCGACTATCGCTTTACAGAGGAGGACCTCATGAAATACCCAGCCCCTAAGCCtgag CCCTCCATGGACCCGTCTGATGCTCTGGACCTGCTGTCTGGTGACTTCATGACATCCAGCGCTGCTCCTGCTGTCCAGGCCCCCGTCATCACCCCCTCTGCTCCCCCACAACCG cCTAAAGTTGATGATCTGTCTGCACTGGATGCTCTGGCTGGAGACTTTGTTGCTGCTCCTGCCGTTGCTCCTGCTAAG AtctctgcccctgcccctccccCAGCTGCCGTCAGACCTGCCACTGAAGgg gGTATGTCTCTGGATGCCCTGAGTGCCTTAGAGGACATGCTCCCCACAGCAGAGCCAGTGCCAGAGTCCCCCAAACTCAGACCTGAGGACATTGTAACG gaggaCAAGACGAATAAAGAGAAGGCTGTgctatgtggagagagagacgactCGCTGCCCCCTGACTACCGCTTTACAGAGGAGGATCTCAAGAAATACCCAGCCCCTAAGCCTGAG CCCTCCATGGACCCGTCTGATGCTCTGGACCTGCTGTCTGGTGACTTCATGACATCCAGTGCTGCTCCTGCTGTCCAGGCCCCCGTCATCACCCCCTCTGCTCCCCCACAACCG GCTGCATCTGACTTTGCCCTGGACGCGCTTGCTGGAGATTTCGTTGCTCCTGCTGTGGCTCCTGCAGCTGTTCAGTCCTCTGTGTGTTCAGCAGCTgagagacag tTGTCATCAGGGACGTGCGATGCTCTGGATGCCCTCTCAGATACGCTGATGGACACGACACCAGCTCCCCAGCCTGTCCCTGTAGCACCCAAAGACATCGTCAAG GAGAGGACCATTGAGGAGGAGAAGCTCATCAAGATGGGAGAAAGAGACGACACTCTGCCCCCAGAATACAGGCCAAGCGAGGACGACCTGAAG GCGGTACCTGCAGTCCAGCCCGATGTCAGGCCCAAACAG AAGTCCATGGATGACACATCAGCTCTGGATCTCCTCTCCAGTgacttctcttcctcccccatcGTCCCTGCTGTGGTGCCTGCAGCCCCCGTGGAGAGCTCTTCTCTC GCTCCGGCACCTGCTCCAGTGCTTGATGCTCTGGCAGACTCTCTGATCCCCCAGGCGGTGGCAGAGGTCAAGCCCAAGTCAAAGGTCAGCCAGGgtgacacacacatcacacctgagcaggagagCATCGAAGTAAAT AGGAGTGGAAAATCCAAATCCAAATCAAAG aaaCACGCAGCAGAGGACTCATCGGCCCTGGATCTCCTTTCTGACCAGCTGACAACAGACGTAGTTTCCACATCCTCCACAAAGAAGGGAGGCAAGAGATAG